The following proteins come from a genomic window of Candidatus Omnitrophota bacterium:
- a CDS encoding shikimate dehydrogenase codes for MAEKTGLIGWPVAHSLSPAIHNGAFEKLSLPWSYGLYPV; via the coding sequence ATGGCTGAAAAAACGGGACTCATCGGATGGCCGGTGGCGCATTCCCTGTCGCCGGCGATCCACAACGGCGCCTTTGAAAAACTTTCTCTCCCCTGGAGCTATGGCCTCTACCCGGTAGA
- a CDS encoding TldD/PmbA family protein — protein sequence MDEMEKLLLAGAAESRELFTVEKRGSSYSLMNGEPEEEKESLSGFAASLRILKNGKMGFSWTNDRNALSKMAADSERMMFDAASWGWQIALSGGDSPPAVEIRDDKGMSFESGLIWESLRSMEKEARGRDGRITKCLSASFSGSSSKLVIANSSGKSVTAHKTAFSEGLVLVAESGGEVQIGSSHNSGCFRDDIDRARIIDEAVDDAVSQFAASSLDSGLMTVLLPSHTACVFLSIIEGWFCADEFLEGRAPRQWKEGFSAGSELLNVTDDGTIPRLIGSMSFDSEGVAAKRHEIIKDGVFREFLTDFRTAALMDRKSTGNAVRSVSSLPQPGFFNLFIENGKDEISSLLGEGDVLQIDEVIGTHLVDTQTARFSFGARGRLYRKGKPVKNIRGITISGGLLDFLRNIKGVGNDLKFYSSTGSPSLLVGGVQVSGE from the coding sequence ATGGATGAGATGGAAAAGCTGCTCCTTGCAGGGGCAGCTGAATCAAGAGAACTTTTCACCGTAGAAAAACGAGGAAGCTCTTATTCTCTGATGAACGGCGAGCCCGAGGAAGAAAAGGAAAGCCTCTCCGGTTTTGCCGCGTCGCTGAGGATACTCAAAAACGGGAAGATGGGGTTTTCCTGGACAAATGACAGGAACGCACTTTCCAAAATGGCCGCCGACAGCGAAAGAATGATGTTTGACGCGGCGTCATGGGGCTGGCAGATAGCTCTTTCCGGCGGAGATAGTCCGCCCGCGGTTGAGATCCGCGATGACAAAGGCATGTCTTTTGAGAGCGGCCTGATATGGGAGAGCCTCAGATCAATGGAAAAAGAAGCCCGCGGACGCGATGGCAGGATAACAAAATGCCTCAGCGCTTCTTTTTCAGGATCATCATCAAAACTCGTCATAGCCAATTCTTCGGGGAAAAGCGTCACGGCCCACAAAACGGCTTTTTCCGAAGGCCTGGTGCTCGTCGCCGAATCCGGCGGCGAGGTACAGATAGGCTCCAGTCATAACAGCGGCTGTTTCCGTGATGACATAGACAGGGCGAGGATAATAGACGAGGCCGTGGATGACGCCGTCAGCCAGTTCGCAGCCTCCTCACTTGATTCGGGACTGATGACAGTTTTGCTCCCGTCTCACACGGCCTGCGTATTCCTTTCGATTATAGAAGGATGGTTTTGCGCGGATGAATTCCTTGAGGGAAGGGCGCCCCGTCAATGGAAGGAAGGTTTTAGCGCCGGTTCGGAACTCCTGAACGTGACGGACGACGGCACAATCCCGCGCCTGATCGGCAGCATGTCTTTTGACAGCGAAGGCGTCGCGGCGAAAAGGCACGAGATCATAAAGGACGGGGTTTTCCGCGAATTCCTCACGGATTTCAGGACGGCCGCTCTTATGGACAGAAAATCCACGGGAAACGCGGTGCGCTCCGTATCCAGCCTCCCGCAGCCGGGTTTCTTCAATCTCTTTATAGAAAACGGCAAAGACGAAATATCATCTCTTCTCGGTGAGGGTGATGTCCTGCAGATAGACGAGGTGATAGGCACCCATCTTGTGGATACCCAAACGGCGCGTTTTTCATTCGGCGCCCGCGGGCGGTTATACAGAAAAGGCAAACCGGTCAAAAACATCAGGGGCATCACAATATCCGGCGGATTGCTGGATTTTCTGCGGAACATAAAAGGCGTGGGGAATGACCTCAAGTTCTATTCCTCAACAGGCAGCCCCTCTCTTCTTGTGGGCGGCGTTCAGGTGTCGGGGGAATAA